The Alphaproteobacteria bacterium LSUCC0719 genomic interval ATGAACAAACCACCCACGCAGTTACACACCGAAAAGCTCGGGATAACAGTGAGTTGACGTGGGTATCGTGGGTACGATGGGGGAGAAAATGGTGCGGCCGAGAAGACTCGAACTTCCACGGGCTATTAACCCACAGCGACCTCAACGCTGCGCGTCTACCAATTCCGCCACGGCCGCACGCTGAGAGCGGTGTTTATGTCACTGCGGCGACCGTTAATCAAGAGTTTTCATCACCCTTTCACCGCCCGGAAACCACTCCCCCCACAGGGCGGGTCCGTGGCCGCCGGGAAACCATGGCTTTCCTCACGCATCGCTACCGCCGGGCCCATGCCTGCGAGCCCACTTGCCACGCTGACATGCGGCCTGATCATGCTATACTGATGGCCTGAACATCCTGAACATCCTGACCTGCCATGCGTATGAACAGCATGACACGCCGCCAGAACATGTCGCCTGACACCAGCCGGACCATTGATATCATGTCGAAATCACCGCCTACCAACCACAGCTATCCACCCACCCCTGGCGGGCTGCCACCACAGGACGCATCACCGGAGGGACGGGCGCGCTTTACCGAGGCGTGGGCGCTGATCCCGGCCGATGTGATGCGCGACATCGTCACCAGCAACCTGCCACACTGGCAGGCGACACGGGCCTGGGTGCTGGCCCGGCCAATGACCGGCTTTTCCGAGAGTTTCGCGCATTATCTGATGGAGGTTGCCGCTGGTGGCGGCAGCCAGTCGCCGGAACCCGACAGCACCGCCGAAGCGGTCCTGTTCGTGACCGGTGGTGCCATCAGTTTGACCATCGACGGCACCTCATACGAGTTGCGTGAAGGCGGCTATGCCTTTATCCCACCGGGGCGGAGCTGGCAGCTTGTGAACAACGCCGCCGCGCCGGCCGTATTCCACTGGATCCGCAAGCATTATGTCGCCGTCGAGGGTATTGCCATACCGCCGGCCTTTGTGACCAGCGACAGCGAGGTGACCCCGACCCCGATGCCGGATTGCAATGGGGTGTGGGCGACGTCGCGTTTCGTCGATCCGGATGATCTGCGCCACGACATGCACATCAATATTGTAACCTTCCAGCCGGGCGGGCGGATCCCCTTTGCCGAAACGCATGTCATGGAACATGCGCTGTTCGTCCTGCAGGGGACAGCAAGCTATCTGCTGAATACCGACTGGGTGGAGGTTGGCCCCGGCGACATGATGTGGCTTCGCGCCTTCTGCCCGCAGGCCTGTATCGCCAAGGGAGACGAGCCGTTCCGCTATCTCCTCTACAAGGACGTCAACCGGCATATGCCGCTCAGCCCGGGCGGGTTGATGCGCGCCAGATGACCGCATCCGACAGCGTCAAAACCCGAACCGCCACACCGCATTTTCGGACCCTTGACGGTCTGGCGCCCTATGCCGACACGGTGGCCGCCATGCAGGCCCATGCCGCCGCCATCCGGGCCGGCACAGCCGACGAGGCGGTATGGCTTGTCGAACATGCACCGGTGCTGACAGGTGGCACCTCGGCGGTCCAGGACGATCTTGTCAATCCAGGGGACATCGCCGTTCACATGACAGGCCGCGGCGGTCAATGGACCTATCACGGCCCCGGACAGCGTGTCGCCTATGTGATGCTCGACCTGCAGCGCCGCACCCCGGACGTGCGTGCCTACGTCCATGCGCTGGAAGAGTGGATTATCACCGCACTGGCGACGTTTGGCATTGCCGGCAAACGACGTGACGGATTGCCGGGAATCTGGGTGGATTCGCCAATGGTGGCGGGCAGGTTGGATAAAATCGCCGCCATCGGCGTGCGGATCAGCCGATGGGTCACATGGCACGGGGTGGCAATCAATTTGGACCCCGATCTGACGGCTTTCGAATCGATTGTTCCCTGCGGGGTCCGTGACGGCGGTGTGACCTCATTCCAACAGCTGCAGGTTGACGCCGATATGGCAGACCTCGATGCGGCGCTGTGCCGATGCTTTGGCACCGTGTTTCGGCCAGTGGCGGATTAGTCCGTCACATCATCCAGATATCCAAGAAGCGAGTCCACCGCCCGGTTGGCGTCTCGCCATGCCCATTCATCGGCATCCGCCTCGCCCATCAAGCCGTCGGTCGGCCCCTCATGATGCAGAATGGCATTGCGCCGACCGCGAAGCCATCCAAGCGCCGCCTTGTTGCCGGCATAGGCAAAATCAATCCCGTCAATCAAACCCGCCGGGCCGGCCTCTTCATGTGCCACAACATCGACAAGCGTTGCCGCCAGTACGGTGACACTCAGCGGCATGTTGGCCGCTGCGGCACGGCGCAGCTCTGCAAGCAGCCGGCCGGCATGCGGACCCAGCGCGCCGTCGTCATATCTGGACAGCCCTGTCTGCAGCGATGCGGCCAGCATTATCGTCCCCCGGCCCGTAACAGCTGAAGAAAGCGACCCGCCTGATCAAGCTCGTCCCGGATCCCGGCGCGTCGATCCTCGGCTTCCCAGTCGCTTCCCCATCGTTCGGCCTGCCACAGCTCGTCGAGAAAGGCTGTTTCAAACAATTGTGCCGCATCCATTTCCCTGCGCAGCATGGCAAGTCCCAGCACCAGCGAGCCGCCAAGCGTTGTCGCCCGATACAGCATGCCGATTTCCCAGTCATCATGCGCGGCGACAGCCCGGCCAAGCGCGGCAAGGCTTGCCGGTGACTGGCTCACCGGCATCACGCCGGCTGCCACCACCAGCTCCGCCCCCAGCGCGGTACGCGCCCATTCGATCCAGGGTGTCCAGTCCCGGATCTGCCGTGCGCCAAGATCGGGATCATCGGCATCGTGATAGCACAGCAGGTCATTGCCCCCATAGGCCGTCAACTCGTCGACAATGGTGGCACGTTGCGGTGTCACCCGATCCAGAACGGTAACGGCAAGGCTGAACAGCGGCATGCTGCCGGCGTCAATCTCGTCACCCTGCCCGTCCCATTCGGCCGCCACCGCATCGGCAAGGTCGCGCGTTGGCAGCATTGCGCTGACACCGGCGGGGGACTTGACCACCCTGCCATCAAGCCTGACGACAAGGCCGTCATCTTCATCCGTGACCGTGACCGATTTGTAAAAGCGTTTTCTTGCAGACATGGACAGGCTCTCCGGGACAGGTTCAGGCAAACTGCCAGTCGGCAGGTGGCATCGCAAGCCCAAGCGAGTCAATCGTCGCCAGAAAATGCGCCGGCAGCGGCGCTTCGATCTGCCGGCCATCGGGAAGCCGCAGCCGCCAGGCATGCAGATGGAGCTTGCGGGACATCACACCGCCGGGCCTGGCGGCCGCCCCATCACGTCGCAAACCGCCATATTTCTGGTCGCCGATGATCGGATGACCGGAATGCGCCATATGGACACGAAGCTGGTGCGTACGGCCGGTATGGGGACGAAGCGCCACCAGCGAACACCCGTCTCCGGCACGATCAATCAGCCGCATCTCGCTATCCGCAGCCTGCCCGTCCGGATCGACCGTCATGGTCTCGAACCCGGCATGTCCGCGCTTCGCCAGCGGGTCGGTGATCCGCAACCCGTCCGGGGCCGCGCCCGCGACCAGCGCAAGATAGGTCTTTTCCATATCGCGGTCGGCAAAGGACGCGGTCAGACGCCGCGCCGCCGCCCGGTTGCGGGCCAACAGCAGCAGGCCGGAGGTGTCCTTGTCGATCCGGTGGACAAGACGCATCCTGTCCGCAGCCTCGCCTGCAAGCGCCTGCAACATACCGTCAACATGACGGGTGGTTCCCGACCCGCCCTGAACGGCAAGCCCGGACGGTTTGTTGATGGCGATCCAGTCATCACCTTCATCAACAATCATCTCGGCAAAGCTGGCCCGAAGCTGTGGGGTGGCGACAGGTGAGGCCGTGACCGGACGCGCCGGCGCCTGATCACGAAGATGCGGCGGCAACCGCAATATCTGGCCGGCTTCCAGTCTGGCCGCCGGCTTTGCCTTGCCACCATCCAGCCGGATCAGGCCGGAGCGCAGCATCTTTTCAACAGGGCCTTGCGTCAGGCCGGGAACAGTCTGCCGCAGGAACCTGTCAAGGCGGCTTCCCGCCTCGGAGTCCGGCACCTCGACAAGCCACCAGTCCGGCGATGCAGAGGAGGTATCTTCCGTCATCCCGGCATCCTCGCAAACAGGCTTTCTACCGCGGCCTGTATCGCAAAGAATGCAATCAGCGACAGAACGACCGACAGACCAACATAAAGCGCAGCGGCCATCTGGCCCTGTCGCGCCACCAGCGTTCCGGCATCAAGCGCGAAGCTTGAGAATGTTGTCAGCGCCCCAAGAAAGCCGACGGCAATAAATCCCCGCCAGATCTCGGGCAGCGCCATACCGCCGGCAACGGCACCGGCCAGCCCGCCCATGATGGCGCAGCCCGCGACATTCACCGCAATCGTCGCAAACGGACCCGGAACACCGGCAAACCCGGCACCAACAGCCAATGAAACGGCATAGCGTGTCATCGCGCCAAGCGCGCCGCCGGCGGCCACAGCGGCAAACATGCCAAGGCTCATGCCCCCTCTCCCGTCTTTTCCGCCCGCAACCGGTCCCAATAGGCCAGCCTCCTGGCGATTTCACGTTCATAGCCACGTTCCACCGGCGCATAGAAACGCTGCCGCGCCATCTCGTCCGGAAACCCGTTCTGGCCGGCGAATCCGTCCGGGTCGTCATGATCATAGGCATAGCCGCTGCCATAGCCGATATCCTTCATCAACGATGTCGGTGCGTTCAGGATATGTGACGGCGGCATCAGCGATCCGGTGTCTCCGGCCGCCTTTGCCGCTTTTTTCATCGCGACATAGGCAGCGTTCGATTTCGGTGCCGTTGCCAGATAGATCACCAGATTGGCGATCGCCAGCTCGCCCTCCGGGCTGCCAAGCCTTTCAAAGGCCTGCCAGGCGGCAAGCGCGCGCGGCAGTGCCTCAGGCTCGGCAAGGCCGATATCCTCGGATGCAAACCGGGTTAGGCGTCGACATATGTAATGCGGGTCTTCCCCGCCGGCAAACATCCGGGCAAGCCAGTACAGCGCCGCATCGGCATCCGATCCCCGCAGGGTTTTATGAAGCGCCGACATCAGATTGTAATGCTGGTCCCCGGCACGGTCGAAGGCCGGCGCACGGGACGACACCAACGCGGCAAGACCGTCGGGGTCGAGATGGCCGTCGACCCGCGCCGCGACAAGCGAGGACACCATGTTCAGAAAATACCGCCCATCCCCATCCGCCATCGCGCGAAGCGCCGCGCGCGCCTCGGCATCAAGCGGCAGATCGG includes:
- a CDS encoding ATP12 family chaperone protein, which codes for MSARKRFYKSVTVTDEDDGLVVRLDGRVVKSPAGVSAMLPTRDLADAVAAEWDGQGDEIDAGSMPLFSLAVTVLDRVTPQRATIVDELTAYGGNDLLCYHDADDPDLGARQIRDWTPWIEWARTALGAELVVAAGVMPVSQSPASLAALGRAVAAHDDWEIGMLYRATTLGGSLVLGLAMLRREMDAAQLFETAFLDELWQAERWGSDWEAEDRRAGIRDELDQAGRFLQLLRAGGR
- a CDS encoding CrcB family protein, with product MSLGMFAAVAAGGALGAMTRYAVSLAVGAGFAGVPGPFATIAVNVAGCAIMGGLAGAVAGGMALPEIWRGFIAVGFLGALTTFSSFALDAGTLVARQGQMAAALYVGLSVVLSLIAFFAIQAAVESLFARMPG
- a CDS encoding RluA family pseudouridine synthase is translated as MTEDTSSASPDWWLVEVPDSEAGSRLDRFLRQTVPGLTQGPVEKMLRSGLIRLDGGKAKPAARLEAGQILRLPPHLRDQAPARPVTASPVATPQLRASFAEMIVDEGDDWIAINKPSGLAVQGGSGTTRHVDGMLQALAGEAADRMRLVHRIDKDTSGLLLLARNRAAARRLTASFADRDMEKTYLALVAGAAPDGLRITDPLAKRGHAGFETMTVDPDGQAADSEMRLIDRAGDGCSLVALRPHTGRTHQLRVHMAHSGHPIIGDQKYGGLRRDGAAARPGGVMSRKLHLHAWRLRLPDGRQIEAPLPAHFLATIDSLGLAMPPADWQFA
- the lipB gene encoding lipoyl(octanoyl) transferase LipB, which encodes MTASDSVKTRTATPHFRTLDGLAPYADTVAAMQAHAAAIRAGTADEAVWLVEHAPVLTGGTSAVQDDLVNPGDIAVHMTGRGGQWTYHGPGQRVAYVMLDLQRRTPDVRAYVHALEEWIITALATFGIAGKRRDGLPGIWVDSPMVAGRLDKIAAIGVRISRWVTWHGVAINLDPDLTAFESIVPCGVRDGGVTSFQQLQVDADMADLDAALCRCFGTVFRPVAD
- a CDS encoding replication-associated recombination protein A translates to MTQLEFDSPAGDGRTAPPLAELLRPKTLDEVVGQDALLGPAGRLRRMLDGGELASIIFWGPPGTGKTTIARLLASEVGMAFEPVSAVFDGVADLRKVFARAAERQMTGQRTLLFVDEVHRFNKAQQDGLLPRVEDGTVTLVGATTENPSFALNGALLSRAQVMVVERLSAAALDALLHRVETHLGADLPLDAEARAALRAMADGDGRYFLNMVSSLVAARVDGHLDPDGLAALVSSRAPAFDRAGDQHYNLMSALHKTLRGSDADAALYWLARMFAGGEDPHYICRRLTRFASEDIGLAEPEALPRALAAWQAFERLGSPEGELAIANLVIYLATAPKSNAAYVAMKKAAKAAGDTGSLMPPSHILNAPTSLMKDIGYGSGYAYDHDDPDGFAGQNGFPDEMARQRFYAPVERGYEREIARRLAYWDRLRAEKTGEGA
- a CDS encoding bifunctional allantoicase/(S)-ureidoglycine aminohydrolase, yielding MSKSPPTNHSYPPTPGGLPPQDASPEGRARFTEAWALIPADVMRDIVTSNLPHWQATRAWVLARPMTGFSESFAHYLMEVAAGGGSQSPEPDSTAEAVLFVTGGAISLTIDGTSYELREGGYAFIPPGRSWQLVNNAAAPAVFHWIRKHYVAVEGIAIPPAFVTSDSEVTPTPMPDCNGVWATSRFVDPDDLRHDMHINIVTFQPGGRIPFAETHVMEHALFVLQGTASYLLNTDWVEVGPGDMMWLRAFCPQACIAKGDEPFRYLLYKDVNRHMPLSPGGLMRAR